Proteins from one Anopheles nili chromosome 2, idAnoNiliSN_F5_01, whole genome shotgun sequence genomic window:
- the LOC128729758 gene encoding kallikrein-6-like gives MLPTFVVFLLAIWAVSVRCIFIDENHLTYGGDAPDGRYPYMVQLHRFMVVQYIYHCGGVLLTPMCFLTAGHCAYQMYQLQAQVGTSWRVAENQGQVRYVTQMLVHENYIPDGETHPYDIAVGRVDEPFVLDGVTVATISILPFGYERPATTEVIGFGKMDQDDTLSDRLRFVMCEFQEVTVCEAFPPDNTFCIGEAGATACPGDSGGPIVGEVQGYTWLLGLVSFGKQVCGSAPFMCTDVSQYTDWVQNGINTLIAG, from the exons CGATGCATAT TTATTGACGAGAACCACCTGACGTATGGTGGAGACGCCCCGGATGGTCGATACCCTTACATGGTGCAGTTGCACCGGTTCATGGTAGTGCAGTACATATACCACTGTGGGGGTGTCCTTTTGACGCCAATGTGCTTCCTAACGGCGGGCCACTGTGCGTATCAGATGTATCAGCTGCAGGCGCAGGTTGGCACGTCGTGGCGTGTCGCTGAGAACCAGGGCCAGGTCCGGTATGTCACGCAGATGCTCGTGCACGAAAATTACATTCCAGATGGCGAAACGCACCCGTACGATATCGCGGTGGGACGTGTCGACGAGCCGTTCGTGCTGGATGGTGTTACCGTTGCGACGATCTCTATACTACCGTTTGGGTACGAACGTCCGGCCACCACGGAGGTGATCGGATTTGGGAAGATGGACCAAGATGACACGCTATCGGACCGTTTGCGCTTCGTGATGTGTGAGTTCCAAGAGGTGACGGTTTGCGAGGCGTTCCCACCAGATAACACGTTCTGCATCGGTGAGGCGGGTGCGACCGCTTGTCCGGGCGATTCCGGTGGTCCCATTGTCGGGGAGGTTCAGGGATACACCTGGCTGCTCGGGTTGGTGTCCTTTGGGAAGCAGGTGTGCGGATCGGCACCCTTCATGTGCACGGATGTATCACAGTACACCGATTGGGTGCAGAATGGCATCAATACGCTGATTGCCGGTTAA